The Rhodanobacteraceae bacterium DNA segment GCCAGTCGCGTCCGGCTCGCGATGAAAGCGATGGAAGACCAACTCGCGCTGCCGCTGATCAATGCCTGGGCCCTGATCCTCAACCAGCAGCAGCACGCTGGCTCGTTCACGTTGCAAGGCGATGTCGACGGCGGCCTCCGCCGGGCCATGGCGGATGGCGTTCTCGATCAGATTGCGGGCCAGCACCGCCAGCAGCACCGGATCCCCGGACACCAGACAGCTTGAATCTCCGGAAAATGCCAGCTCGATGTTGCGGCGGTGCGCTTCCGGCGCCAGATCGGCAATGACTTGACGAATCACCGCGCCCAGATCCAGAGACTGGGCCTCCAGCTTCAGCGCCCCCCGTTCCAGCCGGGCCAATTCCAGCAGTTGCGACACCAGGCGCTCACAACGATCTATTCCTGCCCTCAGTCCCCGGCTTGAGGCGTCACGCGCGGCTTGATCCTTGCCCTCGGCCAGATTCTGGGCATGCAGCTTGATCGCCGAAATCGGCGTGCGCAGTTCATGTGCGGCATCGGCGGTGAAGCGCTTTTCATGTTCCAGCGTCGCCTGCACGCGCAGGAACAAGCGGTTGATCGACTGAATCAGGCCCGTCAGCTCCTGTGGCGCGGCCTTCACGTCGATGGGATGCAGCTGATCGGCCGGCCTGGCCTCCACCTCGTCCGCCACACGGGCGATGAACCGCGTCGCCCGGTTGACCACCAGCACGATCAGCACGGCGATGATCGGCAGCGCCAGCAAGGGCGGCAGCGCAGTGCCCACGGCAATCTCCGCTGCCAGTTCGCTACGGATATCGTCGCGCTCGGCCACCAGATACCAGCGACCACCGGCCCTGTGCAGCGCAAAGGTGCGCCAGATCGTGTCGCCCAGGCGCTGGCGGGCAAACCCGGGTCGCTCGGGCTTGCTGAATTCTGCCGGAGCATTATTCGACTGCAGCAAGCGCGCACCGTTCTCGGCATACACCAGGAAGGCGAGTTTGGTCTCGTAGGCATGACCGTCGTCGGTGGCCAGATCATCTCCGTCTCCCTCGATGTCGAGTTCAGGCACGCTCACGACCACCGCTTTTGTCTGGGCCTGCATCTGGTCCAGGCGATGCCCGACCAACGCCTGGAGTACCCGCGCCGACTGCGCCAATTTGGCGTCGAAGAGCTCTTTGGCCTCGTTGCGACTGGCGGCATAGCTGAGCAGAGTACTGATCGCTGCCGCCACGCCGATGGTCAGCAGCAGGGCCACCAGCAGCAGCCGGCGCAGGGATCTCACGGCTGCTGCTCGACCAGATAGCCCACGCCACGAATGGTGCGGATCAGTTCTGGATAGAGCTTCTTGCGCAGATGATGTACATGCACTTCCAGTGCATTGCTTTCCAGTGCTTCGTCCCAGCCGTAGACGCGCTGGACCACGGCGTCGCGGGTCAGCACCCGTCCGGCGTTCTCCAGCAGGCAACGCAGCAGCGCAAACTCGCGCCGTGGCAGATCGATCACCCGACCCTGATAGGTGCACAGGTGGGCGGCAGCATCCAGCCTGATCTCGCCATGGGTGAGGATGTTGCTGGCCTGTCCCAGCGAACGCCGGTGCAAGGCCCGAATCCGGGCCAGCAGCTCGTTCAGGTCGAAGGGTTTGACCATGTAATCGTCGGCACCCAGATCCAGCCCACGCACGCGATCGCTGATCTGGTCGCGCGCGGTCAACACCAGCACCGGCAGGCGCTTGCCGGCCTTGCGCACCGCGCTGAGCACGGCATGACCGTCCTGCCGCGGCAGTCCCAGGTCGAGCACGGCCAGATCAAATTCTTCCGAGGACAACGCGGCGATGGCAGCACTGCCGTCGCTGACCCAGTCGGCGGTGTAGCCATGGCGCTTGAGCGCAGCCACCAGGCCCTCGCCCAGCAGTGGGTCATCCTCGACGACCAGTATTCGCAAGTCCTGCCCTCCTGATATCCGATGATTGCCACTCAGCCGAGGTCGACCGACAGCCGCCACAAGCCATGGCCCGAGTCACGATACTTGCGCTCGAAGGGACTCACCGGCTCGTCGCTGGCATCGACGGCAGTGATGATGCCCTGATGGCCGCAGGCTTGCAGCGCCAATGCGAATTCGTCCACATACAGGCGCCAGTTGCTGCGCAGTTCCAGC contains these protein-coding regions:
- a CDS encoding response regulator — its product is MRILVVEDDPLLGEGLVAALKRHGYTADWVSDGSAAIAALSSEEFDLAVLDLGLPRQDGHAVLSAVRKAGKRLPVLVLTARDQISDRVRGLDLGADDYMVKPFDLNELLARIRALHRRSLGQASNILTHGEIRLDAAAHLCTYQGRVIDLPRREFALLRCLLENAGRVLTRDAVVQRVYGWDEALESNALEVHVHHLRKKLYPELIRTIRGVGYLVEQQP
- a CDS encoding sensor histidine kinase N-terminal domain-containing protein, which codes for MRSLRRLLLVALLLTIGVAAAISTLLSYAASRNEAKELFDAKLAQSARVLQALVGHRLDQMQAQTKAVVVSVPELDIEGDGDDLATDDGHAYETKLAFLVYAENGARLLQSNNAPAEFSKPERPGFARQRLGDTIWRTFALHRAGGRWYLVAERDDIRSELAAEIAVGTALPPLLALPIIAVLIVLVVNRATRFIARVADEVEARPADQLHPIDVKAAPQELTGLIQSINRLFLRVQATLEHEKRFTADAAHELRTPISAIKLHAQNLAEGKDQAARDASSRGLRAGIDRCERLVSQLLELARLERGALKLEAQSLDLGAVIRQVIADLAPEAHRRNIELAFSGDSSCLVSGDPVLLAVLARNLIENAIRHGPAEAAVDIALQRERASVLLLVEDQGPGIDQRQRELVFHRFHREPDATGPGSGIGLSIVRRVAELHKASIELGEGSGGKGLRVQVRFPVAREA